One window of Deltaproteobacteria bacterium genomic DNA carries:
- a CDS encoding DUF499 domain-containing protein: MAITNHERVGKAMDLLREGLAPFVARELKGKDVTDGVSTSNKPVSEHDAAGLLKLIWDNWQLVFRNILGNSERSLVSELRGWRNKWAHQESISGDDAYRALDSASRLLAAVSAPQWEELDKLKMELLRVRFDEQTRGERRRHVGAAIESGATASLKPWREVITPHADVASGRYQQAEFAADLWQVHVGEGTAEYRDPVEFFRRTYLTESLKRLLVRAVQRLTGQGGDPVVDLQTNFGGGKTHSMLALYHLFSGVAASDLMDVEQIMQEVGPDPLPSVTRIVLVGNKISPGNPSIKSDGTTVRTLWGELAWQLGGKRAFERVRADDERATSPGDVLRELLNEHGPCLILIDEWVAYARQLHDHSDLPAGSFETQFTFAQALTEAAKAAEGCLLVISLPASDSGGSPHADDVEVGGQRGREALDRLRNVVGRVESSWRPASAEEGFEIVRRRLFEPLTDTARFKDRDVVARAFADLYRTQHQEFPVECRDADYEKRIRAAYPIHPEIFDRLYTDWSTLVSFQRTRGVLRLMAAVIHSLWEGTDRTPLILPANISINDGRVQFELTRYLPDHWVPILEKDVDGAHSLPLRIDGQTSNLGKFSAARRVARTIYLGSAPTVETANRGLEDRHIKLGCVLPGESPAVFGDALRRLAGAATYLYQDGNRYWYSTQPTVTKLAEDRAEQLGREPDKVVQELRNRLTADLKLRGDFNRVHPLPQSGQDVPDDLDARLVVLGSDQPYSRESDNPAQASAASILESRGSAPRLYRNSLVFLAADRTRLQDLDDALRRYLAWESIVAEREQLDLSPHQVKQAETQKEAASSAVTARLPETYQWLLVPVQPKPQDATGWQVIRLVGQDALAVRASRRLKNEEHLVTALGATRLRMEMDRIPLWRGHHVDIREIVEDFARYPYLPRLKDSGVVLDAIASGVALLSWQQDSFAFAESYNEDGQRYRGLRANQMITVPDGDSSGMLVKPAVARQQLDAENAAAKTPTRQPDTSGTGGETTGTSSETDPKPSDTPASARPKRFHGTVSLGAMRAGLDASQIADEVISHLAGLVGAKVTATLEIEAEIPDGAPDHVVRTVTENSRTLKFTSHGFEEE; the protein is encoded by the coding sequence ATGGCAATCACGAACCACGAGAGGGTTGGCAAGGCGATGGACCTCCTCCGGGAAGGTCTTGCGCCGTTTGTCGCGCGGGAGTTGAAGGGCAAGGACGTAACCGACGGTGTCTCCACATCCAACAAGCCCGTCTCCGAGCACGACGCGGCAGGTCTGCTCAAGCTGATCTGGGACAACTGGCAGTTGGTGTTCCGCAACATCCTGGGGAATTCGGAACGGAGCCTCGTGTCCGAGTTGCGTGGGTGGCGCAACAAGTGGGCACATCAAGAGAGCATTTCAGGCGACGACGCCTACCGGGCTCTCGACTCGGCGAGCCGTCTGCTGGCGGCTGTGTCGGCGCCTCAGTGGGAAGAACTTGACAAGCTCAAGATGGAGCTCCTCCGCGTCCGCTTTGATGAACAGACGCGAGGAGAGCGCCGCAGGCACGTAGGTGCGGCCATCGAGAGTGGCGCGACGGCCAGCCTCAAGCCGTGGCGCGAGGTCATCACGCCGCACGCGGATGTGGCGAGCGGCCGGTATCAACAAGCCGAGTTTGCCGCCGACCTGTGGCAGGTGCACGTGGGCGAGGGGACCGCGGAGTACAGAGACCCTGTGGAGTTCTTCCGCCGCACGTATCTCACGGAGAGCCTGAAGCGGCTGTTGGTGAGAGCGGTGCAACGCCTGACCGGGCAGGGCGGGGACCCCGTGGTGGACCTGCAGACCAACTTCGGTGGTGGCAAGACCCACTCGATGCTGGCGCTGTACCATCTGTTCTCGGGTGTGGCCGCCAGCGACCTGATGGACGTGGAGCAGATCATGCAGGAGGTAGGTCCGGATCCCCTGCCGTCCGTCACGCGGATCGTTCTCGTGGGCAACAAGATTTCGCCGGGCAACCCTTCCATCAAATCCGACGGCACGACGGTGCGGACCTTGTGGGGTGAGCTGGCTTGGCAACTTGGGGGAAAGCGCGCGTTCGAACGGGTCCGGGCGGATGACGAGAGGGCTACCAGCCCAGGCGATGTCCTGCGGGAGCTTCTTAACGAACACGGCCCCTGCCTGATCCTCATCGACGAGTGGGTCGCCTACGCGCGCCAACTTCACGATCACAGCGACCTCCCCGCCGGGAGCTTCGAGACCCAGTTCACCTTTGCTCAAGCCCTGACCGAGGCAGCCAAGGCAGCTGAAGGCTGCCTGCTGGTAATCAGCCTGCCGGCGTCGGATTCCGGCGGCTCGCCACACGCGGACGACGTGGAGGTGGGCGGCCAGCGGGGTCGCGAGGCCCTCGATCGGCTGCGCAACGTGGTGGGCCGTGTCGAATCATCCTGGCGCCCGGCCAGCGCCGAGGAGGGTTTCGAGATCGTGCGGCGGCGGCTCTTCGAGCCTCTTACCGATACGGCGCGGTTCAAGGACCGGGACGTGGTTGCACGGGCGTTCGCTGACCTCTACCGAACCCAGCACCAGGAGTTCCCGGTCGAATGTCGCGACGCGGACTACGAGAAACGCATCCGTGCGGCCTATCCTATTCACCCTGAGATCTTCGACCGTCTCTATACGGACTGGTCCACGCTGGTGAGCTTTCAGCGCACCCGGGGCGTTCTGCGCCTGATGGCCGCCGTGATTCACAGCTTGTGGGAGGGAACCGACCGAACCCCGCTCATCCTCCCGGCCAACATCTCGATCAACGATGGCCGTGTGCAGTTCGAGCTGACGCGCTACTTACCGGACCACTGGGTGCCGATCCTCGAAAAGGACGTTGACGGCGCCCACTCCTTGCCATTGCGAATCGACGGGCAGACATCCAACTTGGGCAAGTTTTCGGCCGCGCGTCGAGTAGCCCGCACTATCTATCTCGGCTCGGCACCCACGGTGGAGACCGCCAACCGTGGTCTGGAAGACCGCCACATAAAGCTTGGCTGTGTTCTGCCGGGCGAGTCGCCCGCGGTGTTCGGGGACGCTCTGAGACGGTTGGCGGGAGCGGCCACCTACCTCTACCAGGACGGAAACCGCTACTGGTACTCCACCCAGCCCACCGTCACCAAGCTGGCCGAAGACCGTGCCGAGCAATTGGGGCGGGAGCCGGACAAGGTTGTTCAGGAGTTGCGGAACCGTCTCACCGCCGACCTGAAGCTACGGGGTGACTTCAATCGGGTGCATCCGTTGCCGCAGTCGGGCCAAGATGTCCCGGATGACCTTGACGCACGCTTGGTGGTCTTGGGAAGCGACCAACCGTACAGCCGTGAGAGCGACAACCCGGCCCAGGCTTCGGCCGCGTCCATTCTCGAATCACGCGGCAGCGCCCCCAGGCTGTACCGCAACTCACTGGTTTTCCTGGCCGCTGACAGGACGCGCCTGCAGGATCTCGACGACGCGCTGAGACGCTACTTGGCATGGGAATCGATCGTGGCGGAGCGTGAGCAACTCGACCTGTCGCCACACCAGGTAAAGCAGGCCGAGACACAAAAGGAAGCAGCCTCTAGCGCAGTAACGGCGCGCCTGCCGGAGACCTATCAGTGGCTCTTGGTGCCCGTCCAGCCAAAACCGCAGGATGCCACGGGCTGGCAGGTGATTCGGTTGGTGGGACAGGATGCGTTGGCTGTGCGGGCAAGCAGGAGGCTCAAGAACGAGGAGCACTTGGTTACGGCTTTGGGCGCCACACGACTTCGGATGGAGATGGACAGAATCCCTCTATGGCGCGGCCATCATGTCGACATACGAGAGATCGTCGAAGACTTCGCCCGCTACCCTTATCTGCCGCGTCTGAAGGACTCCGGAGTCGTATTGGATGCCATCGCCAGCGGGGTTGCGCTCCTGAGCTGGCAGCAGGATTCATTCGCCTTCGCCGAGAGCTACAACGAGGACGGGCAGCGCTATCGTGGCCTCCGGGCCAATCAGATGATTACGGTACCGGACGGCGACTCCTCCGGTATGCTGGTGAAGCCCGCAGTAGCCCGGCAACAACTCGATGCGGAGAATGCCGCAGCAAAGACGCCAACCCGCCAACCCGACACGTCGGGAACTGGCGGAGAGACTACGGGCACTTCCTCTGAGACTGACCCCAAGCCGTCCGACACGCCGGCCTCCGCTCGACCAAAGCGCTTTCACGGCACTGTCTCTCTCGGTGCGATGCGGGCCGGGCTCGATGCAAGCCAGATCGCCGACGAAGTCATCTCACATTTGGCGGGTCTGGTTGGCGCTAAGGTCACCGCAACACTGGAGATCGAAGCCGAGATCCCCGATGGCGCCCCGGACCACGTGGTCCGCACCGTCACCGAGAACAGCCGCACGCTGAAGTTCACCAGCCACGGGTTTGAAGAGGAATAG
- a CDS encoding DUF932 domain-containing protein, with protein sequence MGSIPIGSTNSSFTIFPRSLMTSSDSRNWEQALNDACFPVSLTDVYVGTPSRRAKRYRAVMPVDPRHGDEPFAIVTDHYRLIRNEDVVDLGQEAFARLFGPHHQTRMTVFNVMLATGRGSFIADFTAPSLDCTIPIPVPAPEPGVDPRRHTFFLRVVNSYNRTQAVRLEAGICRWICRNGMIFGKQSIQFRDPHHKTKHQLMDQIARDARRLPTNELSEQIGSIYGVRLTPEMSVLEGAWQTLRLAIPQVDPKARTARVWQERCASLSALAETYETRHGRTTFSVLQAASQWAREQERTSPIQRHSYERRCGEMLEQITANARWPDRDRQAQDQVDRIRGWSKVSLEARQNGLIF encoded by the coding sequence GTGGGTTCGATCCCCATCGGCTCCACCAATTCTTCATTCACCATCTTCCCCCGATCACTGATGACGAGTTCTGATAGTCGCAACTGGGAGCAAGCACTCAATGACGCTTGCTTCCCTGTTTCCTTGACCGACGTGTACGTCGGTACCCCGTCCCGACGCGCGAAACGGTACCGTGCGGTGATGCCTGTTGATCCCCGCCATGGGGACGAGCCGTTCGCCATCGTTACGGATCACTATCGGTTAATCCGCAATGAAGATGTCGTCGATCTCGGCCAAGAAGCCTTTGCGCGCTTGTTTGGTCCCCATCACCAAACCCGAATGACCGTGTTCAACGTCATGTTAGCGACCGGTCGAGGCAGTTTCATCGCTGATTTCACCGCACCGTCACTTGACTGCACAATCCCAATTCCCGTTCCTGCACCCGAACCCGGAGTCGATCCACGTCGCCATACGTTCTTCCTCCGCGTGGTGAACAGCTATAACAGGACGCAGGCCGTCAGGCTTGAGGCCGGGATTTGCCGTTGGATCTGCAGGAACGGCATGATCTTCGGAAAACAGTCGATACAGTTCCGGGACCCTCATCACAAGACTAAACACCAATTGATGGATCAAATCGCGCGAGACGCCCGGCGCTTGCCAACGAATGAGCTGTCGGAACAGATTGGCTCTATCTATGGTGTCCGACTGACGCCGGAGATGAGCGTCTTGGAAGGCGCTTGGCAAACCTTGAGACTCGCGATTCCGCAGGTCGACCCAAAGGCGCGCACTGCACGCGTCTGGCAGGAGCGCTGCGCTTCCTTGTCTGCGCTTGCAGAAACATACGAGACAAGGCACGGCCGGACGACATTCAGCGTGTTGCAGGCAGCTTCTCAATGGGCAAGAGAGCAAGAGCGAACTTCTCCGATTCAGCGCCACAGCTATGAACGGAGATGCGGTGAGATGCTGGAACAGATAACAGCCAACGCGCGCTGGCCAGATCGGGATCGACAAGCGCAGGATCAGGTGGATCGCATTCGTGGTTGGTCCAAGGTTTCGCTAGAAGCCCGGCAAAACGGCTTGATTTTTTGA
- the bioA gene encoding adenosylmethionine--8-amino-7-oxononanoate transaminase — MGSSDRYDTLKRMDHTHLWHPFTQMQEWMGEDPCIIAEGDGSYLIDVNGNRYLDGVSSLWCNLFGHRRPELDEALKAQTDRIAHSTFLGLSHVPGIELAARLTAVMPPGLTRVFYSDSGATAVEVALKLAVQYWQLLGQTERTQFARLEESYHGDTVGAMSVGYSELFHHYHRTMLFPALSVKPPYAYQREQGLTEAEAMERSVAEARATVGREKDRLAAFIMEPVMQGAAGMWPQPAGYVRAIRDICADNGVLFIADEVATGFGHTGRMWACEHDGVTPDLMCVGKGITGGYLPLAATFATEQIFSAFLGEYGEFKSFFHGHTYTGNPLCCAVALAGLDIFEREALMETVPAKMTWLEQTLQADILSLPHVREIRQRGFMTGMELVKDKARGERYDPGLRIANQVVLEARRRGVIVRPLGDTLIMLPPLTISDAELATLVDVVRDSIRHVTEAS; from the coding sequence ATGGGCAGCAGCGACAGATACGACACCCTCAAACGCATGGACCACACGCACCTGTGGCACCCGTTCACGCAGATGCAGGAATGGATGGGCGAGGACCCATGCATCATCGCCGAGGGGGACGGAAGCTACCTCATCGACGTCAACGGCAATCGCTACCTCGACGGGGTTTCCTCGCTGTGGTGCAACCTGTTCGGGCACCGGCGGCCGGAGCTGGACGAGGCCCTCAAGGCGCAGACCGACCGCATCGCGCACTCCACCTTCCTCGGGCTCAGCCACGTACCCGGCATCGAGCTGGCCGCCCGGCTCACGGCCGTCATGCCGCCGGGGCTCACCCGCGTGTTCTATTCGGACAGCGGCGCCACCGCCGTGGAGGTGGCGCTCAAGCTGGCGGTGCAGTACTGGCAACTCCTGGGGCAGACCGAGCGGACCCAATTCGCGCGGCTGGAGGAGTCGTACCACGGAGACACGGTCGGGGCCATGAGCGTGGGCTACAGCGAGCTGTTCCACCACTACCACCGCACCATGCTGTTCCCCGCGCTGTCGGTAAAGCCGCCCTACGCGTATCAGCGGGAACAGGGCCTGACCGAGGCCGAGGCCATGGAACGTTCCGTGGCTGAGGCGCGCGCCACGGTCGGCCGGGAGAAAGACCGTCTGGCGGCGTTCATCATGGAGCCCGTCATGCAAGGGGCCGCGGGCATGTGGCCCCAGCCCGCCGGCTACGTCCGGGCCATCCGGGACATCTGCGCCGACAACGGCGTCCTGTTCATCGCCGACGAGGTGGCCACGGGCTTCGGGCACACCGGGCGCATGTGGGCGTGCGAGCACGACGGCGTGACCCCGGACCTCATGTGCGTGGGCAAGGGCATCACCGGCGGCTACCTGCCGCTGGCGGCGACCTTCGCCACCGAGCAGATCTTCTCCGCGTTCCTGGGCGAGTACGGCGAGTTCAAGAGCTTCTTCCACGGCCACACCTACACCGGCAACCCCCTGTGCTGCGCCGTGGCGCTGGCCGGACTGGACATCTTCGAGCGGGAAGCGCTGATGGAGACGGTGCCGGCCAAGATGACGTGGCTCGAGCAAACGCTCCAGGCGGACATCCTCTCCCTTCCCCACGTGCGCGAGATCCGCCAGCGCGGCTTCATGACGGGCATGGAACTGGTGAAGGACAAGGCGCGCGGCGAGCGCTACGACCCCGGCCTCAGGATCGCCAACCAGGTGGTGCTGGAAGCCCGGCGGCGCGGCGTCATCGTGCGCCCGCTGGGGGACACCCTCATCATGCTCCCGCCGCTTACCATCAGCGACGCCGAGTTGGCGACCCTGGTGGACGTGGTGCGCGACTCCATCCGCCACGTCACGGAAGCCTCGTGA
- the bioD gene encoding dethiobiotin synthase, with product MSRGFFITGTDTGVGKTLVACGLAAAFREAGFKVGVMKPAESGCRNEKGHLVPQDATFLKAAAGSNESIERICPYRLGVPVAPSVAAAHSGVQIRPDFLVRLYRDMSAVHDLMLVEGAGGLLVPLRPSYTYADLAREIGLPVLVVVGNRLGAINHALLTLEHAACLNLKVSGYILNDMESERTPATDTNAETLAEMTRVPCVGRVPFLRASGPGPATPRETRPDLGDLFQRYAEFDYLARIT from the coding sequence GTGAGCCGCGGCTTTTTCATCACCGGCACGGACACCGGCGTGGGCAAGACTCTGGTGGCGTGCGGCCTGGCCGCCGCGTTCAGGGAGGCCGGGTTCAAGGTCGGCGTGATGAAGCCCGCGGAATCCGGCTGCCGGAACGAGAAGGGGCACCTGGTGCCCCAGGACGCCACCTTCCTCAAGGCCGCGGCCGGCAGCAACGAATCCATCGAGCGCATCTGTCCCTACCGGCTGGGCGTCCCCGTGGCTCCGAGCGTGGCCGCCGCCCACTCCGGCGTGCAGATCCGGCCGGACTTCCTCGTGCGCCTGTACCGCGACATGAGCGCCGTCCACGACCTCATGCTGGTGGAAGGCGCCGGCGGCCTGCTCGTCCCGCTGCGCCCGAGCTATACCTACGCGGACCTGGCCCGCGAGATCGGCCTCCCGGTTCTCGTGGTGGTGGGCAACCGCCTCGGCGCCATCAACCACGCGCTGCTCACCCTGGAACACGCCGCGTGCCTCAACCTGAAGGTGTCCGGATACATCCTGAACGACATGGAGAGTGAAAGGACGCCGGCCACGGACACCAACGCGGAGACCCTCGCGGAGATGACGCGAGTGCCGTGCGTGGGAAGAGTCCCGTTCCTGCGAGCGTCCGGACCGGGACCGGCCACGCCGCGGGAAACGCGCCCCGACCTGGGCGACCTGTTCCAGCGGTACGCCGAGTTCGACTACCTTGCCCGGATCACGTGA
- the larC gene encoding nickel pincer cofactor biosynthesis protein LarC, which yields MRTAYFDLISGISGDMTVAALLDLGVPRKRLQEELGKLANLEFRMRVGKKAVNGIRAVRFQVLAAQGQPRRSWADIRALIERSGLSAEVKARGLAIFSRLAEAEGKIHGVAPEEVHFHEVGAVDSIVDIVAAAIGTCFLGIDEFACSAVPLGRGLTRSLHGVLPVPAPATLELLKGFPVEGAHIEAENVTPTGAAILSALVTEKGEAPAMRVERTGYGAGTLEFADRPNVLRMVLGESASRLGHERMLVMETHIDDMNPEFYDYVLERLFAEGARDVTLSPVQMKKNRPGTLLRVVAEPEQRDALAGIVLGETSTLGVRCYLVDRLVLPRRTLKLKTRFGTLTVKVAEEPGGGKRATPEYDQARKVAVSRKVPLKAVYDEVTRCFMGGQ from the coding sequence ATGAGGACCGCGTACTTCGACCTGATCTCCGGCATCAGCGGGGATATGACCGTGGCGGCGCTGCTGGACCTGGGGGTGCCGCGCAAACGGCTTCAGGAGGAGCTGGGCAAGCTCGCGAACCTCGAGTTTCGCATGCGCGTGGGCAAGAAGGCGGTCAACGGTATCCGCGCGGTGCGGTTTCAGGTGCTCGCCGCCCAAGGGCAGCCGCGGCGAAGCTGGGCGGACATCCGCGCGCTGATCGAGCGGAGCGGGCTGTCGGCCGAGGTGAAGGCCCGCGGCTTGGCCATCTTCTCCAGGCTCGCCGAGGCGGAGGGGAAGATCCACGGGGTCGCGCCGGAGGAGGTTCACTTCCACGAGGTGGGGGCGGTGGACTCCATCGTGGACATCGTGGCGGCGGCCATCGGCACTTGTTTCCTCGGAATCGACGAGTTCGCCTGTTCCGCCGTGCCGCTGGGCCGGGGGCTGACCCGTTCGCTGCACGGGGTGTTGCCGGTGCCGGCGCCGGCGACGTTGGAGCTGTTGAAGGGGTTTCCGGTCGAGGGCGCGCACATCGAGGCGGAGAACGTGACGCCCACCGGCGCCGCCATCCTTTCGGCCCTCGTGACGGAGAAGGGCGAGGCTCCGGCCATGCGCGTCGAGCGGACGGGTTACGGCGCGGGCACGCTGGAGTTCGCGGACCGGCCCAACGTCTTGCGCATGGTGCTGGGGGAGAGCGCGTCTCGACTCGGACACGAGCGCATGTTGGTGATGGAGACCCACATCGACGACATGAACCCCGAGTTCTACGATTATGTGTTGGAGCGCCTCTTCGCGGAGGGGGCTCGTGACGTGACGCTTTCGCCCGTCCAGATGAAGAAGAACCGGCCGGGTACGTTGTTGCGCGTCGTCGCGGAACCGGAACAGCGGGATGCGCTGGCGGGGATCGTGTTGGGGGAAACCTCGACCCTCGGGGTGCGCTGCTACCTGGTGGACCGGCTGGTGTTGCCGCGGAGGACGCTGAAGCTCAAGACCCGTTTCGGCACGCTCACGGTCAAGGTCGCCGAGGAACCGGGCGGGGGCAAGCGGGCGACACCCGAATACGATCAGGCGCGGAAGGTCGCGGTGTCGAGGAAGGTGCCGTTGAAGGCGGTTTACGACGAGGTGACGCGCTGTTTCATGGGCGGGCAGTGA
- the bioF gene encoding 8-amino-7-oxononanoate synthase → MADFIEQRLDEIRSRNLYRELKVVDGEQDATVVLNGREVLNLSSNNYLGLANHPALKEAARQALDRYGCGSGASRLISGNMTAHEELEQRLARFKGTEAALVFNSGYQANVGIIATLVEKDDVVLSDQLNHASIIDGCRLSRAAVSVYRHCDMDHLESLLEAAPAEARKLIATESVFSMDGDIAPLRELVELAERHGAMVMVDEAHGTGVRGPNGAGVVAEMGLGDRVLVQMGTLGKALGAFGAYVAGSARLKELLINRARSFIFTTSLPPVVLAMAGAAVDLVEKEPERQCALRHNTERLRNGLGRLGYTVGGSTQIIPVMVGEEQPCMELAARLLDAGFYVQGIRPPTVPPGTSRLRVTTMATHTNEQLDRALDAFARAGENLPGPEYNEPSATAAARQR, encoded by the coding sequence ATGGCCGACTTCATCGAACAGAGGCTGGACGAGATCCGGAGCCGCAACCTCTACCGCGAGTTGAAGGTGGTGGACGGCGAGCAGGACGCCACCGTCGTGCTCAACGGCCGGGAAGTGCTGAACCTGTCCTCCAACAACTACCTGGGGTTGGCCAACCATCCCGCCCTGAAGGAAGCCGCCCGGCAAGCGCTGGACCGCTACGGCTGCGGCTCGGGCGCTTCGCGGCTCATCTCCGGCAACATGACCGCCCACGAGGAGCTGGAGCAACGCCTCGCGCGCTTCAAGGGCACCGAGGCGGCGCTGGTGTTCAACAGCGGCTACCAGGCCAACGTCGGCATCATCGCCACGCTGGTGGAAAAGGACGACGTGGTGCTGAGCGACCAGTTGAACCACGCCAGCATCATCGACGGCTGCCGGCTCTCGCGCGCGGCGGTGTCCGTGTACCGTCACTGTGACATGGACCACCTGGAGAGCCTGCTGGAGGCGGCGCCGGCCGAGGCGCGCAAGCTCATCGCCACCGAGTCCGTATTCAGCATGGACGGAGACATCGCGCCCCTTCGGGAGCTGGTGGAGTTGGCGGAGCGTCACGGGGCCATGGTGATGGTGGACGAGGCCCACGGCACCGGGGTCCGCGGACCCAACGGCGCCGGCGTTGTGGCGGAGATGGGGCTCGGCGATCGGGTCCTGGTGCAGATGGGCACCCTGGGCAAGGCCTTGGGCGCCTTCGGCGCCTATGTCGCGGGCAGCGCCAGGCTGAAGGAGCTGCTCATCAACCGCGCGCGCAGCTTCATCTTCACAACCTCGCTGCCGCCGGTGGTGCTGGCCATGGCGGGCGCGGCCGTGGACCTGGTGGAGAAGGAACCCGAGCGGCAGTGCGCGCTGCGGCACAACACCGAGCGTTTGCGCAACGGCCTGGGGCGGCTCGGCTACACGGTGGGCGGGAGCACGCAGATCATTCCGGTCATGGTGGGAGAGGAGCAGCCGTGCATGGAGCTTGCGGCGCGGCTCCTGGACGCCGGCTTCTACGTACAGGGCATCCGCCCGCCCACGGTGCCTCCGGGCACGTCGCGGCTGCGGGTCACCACCATGGCGACCCATACGAACGAACAACTCGACCGCGCCCTCGACGCCTTCGCGCGAGCCGGCGAGAACCTTCCCGGCCCGGAATACAACGAGCCATCGGCGACGGCCGCCGCCAGACAGCGGTAG